The following proteins are encoded in a genomic region of Pungitius pungitius chromosome 17, fPunPun2.1, whole genome shotgun sequence:
- the si:dkey-166k12.1 gene encoding solute carrier family 22 member 13 yields the protein MHFDQILSAIGGFGKFQKMLYVWICLPQILLAFHMMVSIFTGSTPPHHCRESSSVPAPGNQSSFPGALGLNFSLSESSCFSSDRRLLGNRTERVPCARGWVYGRETFHSTTVTEWDLVCDKAALNSLGSSVYMLGLLVGSLLFGAMADRFGRRFVLLLSIALQTVFGVSVAFAPNFPVYVILRFLVGTTISGVIINAFVLGTEWTCTRRRMLAGIFTDYAFGLGYMLLAGIAYLIRDWRKLQLAISAPGFLLIFYIWVLPQSARWLLANDRTEEAVELLRKAAHVNGRVFPPAAQVEKCQILAGRKQGHSAVDLVRTPQMRKRAIILFYIWFVNVLVYYGLSFGVSRLGTNLYLSQFVFGLVEIPARSLVLLVLPCTRRLSQSGFLAVGGLACLLMLAVPADHPKVLTGLAMVGKFGITASFAVIYVYTAEIFPTVLRQTGIGVSCTFARVAGVLAPAINMLHAHSPAAPLVIFGASPLLGAALALALPETAGRPLPDTVEDAENWDVSLPFSQETSEMSEDMSQSASSTEEQQLRQCEERRRRTTQSDLT from the exons ATGCATTTCGACCAGATTCTCTCCGCCATCGGAGGCTTTGGCAAGTTTCAGAAGATGTTGTACGTGTGGATTTGTTTACCCCAGATCCTCCTGGCCTTCCACATGATGGTGAGCATCTTTACCGGCTCCACGCCGCCCCACCACTGCCGGGAGAGCTCCTCCGTCCCCGCGCCCGGGAATCAGTCCTCTTTCCCCGGCGCACTCGGCCTGAACTTCAGCCTCTCCGAAtcctcctgcttctcttctGACCGTCGACTCCTGGGGAACCGGACTGAGCGCGTGCCATGTGCCCGCGGATGGGTCTACGGCAGGGAGACTTTCCACAGCACGACGGTCACCGAG TGGGACCTGGTGTGTGACAAAGCGGCGCTGAACTCTCTCGGTTCGTCCGTCTACATGCTCGGCCTGTTGGTGGGCTCGCTGCTGTTCGGGGCCATGGCCGACAG GTTCGGCCGACGTTTCGTCCTGCTGCTCTCCATCGCTCTCCAGACTGTGTTTGGAGTCTCTGTGGCCTTTGCGCCCAACTTCCCCGTCTATGTGATCCTTCGCTTTTTAGTTGGCACCACGATATCAGGAGTCATCATCAATGCCTTTGTACTAG GCACCGAGTGGACGTGCACCAGGAGGCGCATGCTCGCCGGTATCTTCACCGACTATGCGTTTGGTCTGGGCTACATGCTGCTTGCAGGCATAGCTTACCTGATTCGAGACTGGAGAAAGTTGCAGCTAGCCATCTCAGCCCCGGGCTTCCTGCTAATCTTCTACATATG GGTGCTTCCTCAGTCCGCCCGGTGGCTGCTGGCCAACGACAGGACGGAGGAAGCCGTGGAACTCCTCCGCAAGGCGGCGCACGTTAACGGCCGCGTCTTCCCTCCTGCTGCACAA GTTGAGAAGTGTCAGATTTTAGCTGGAAGGAAACAAGGTCACTCAGCAGTGGACCTCGTGCGAACACCTCAGATGAGAAAGAGAGCCATCATCTTGTTCTACATCTG GTTTGTGAACGTGCTGGTGTACTACGGCCTCTCTTTCGGCGTGTCCCGCCTGGGGACCAACCTCTACCTGAGCCAGTTCGTGTTCGGGCTGGTCGAGATCCCGGCCCGTTCCCTCGTCCTGCTCGTCCTGCCCTGCACCCGCAGGCTCTCCCAGAGCGGATTCCTGGCGGTCGGCGGGCTCGCCTGTCTCCTCATGCTCGCCGTCCCCGCAG ACCATCCCAAAGTCCTGACTGGCCTCGCTATGGTCGGGAAGTTTGGAATAACGGCGTCCTTTGCCGTGATCTACGTGTACACCGCTGAGATATTCCCCACCGTGCTGCG GCAAACGGGGATAGGTGTGTCCTGCACGTTCGCCAGGGTGGCCGGCGTGTTGGCGCCGGCTATAAACATGCTTCACGCCCACAGCCCCGCAGCCCCTCTGGTCATCTTTGGCGCCTCCCCGTTGCTGGGCGCCGCCCTCGCCCTGGCTCTGCCCGAAACGGCCGGCCGACCTCTTCCCGACACGGTGGAGGATGCGGAGAACTGGGATGTGAG TTTGCCCTTCAGCCAGGAGACCTCTGAGATGTCTGAGGACATGAGCCAATCAGCGAGCAGcacggaggagcagcagctacGACAGTGTGAAGAGAGACGCAGACGTACCACACAGTCTGACCTCACCTGA
- the LOC119219465 gene encoding trafficking kinesin-binding protein 1-like isoform X2, translating to MEDERGGDRLARDQLELSERHRKEDEEVLCADRVGQMTKTYNDIDAVTRLLEEKERDLELAARIGQSLLKKNRSLTEQNDYLEERVAQIAEEVAQLHHELNLKDELLQIYTNAADESEEDESASPPTGKRSAVEGALGGTLQRKLKELEEENVSLRSEAHHLKSETEIYEEKEQQLVNECVKELRMSSLQISTIAEELARKTEDASRQQEEITHLLSQIVDLQKKAKSFAVENEELSQHLVAAKDAQKQLTAELQELDEKYLECIEMLQEAQEELKNLRNRNVSAGTPRRYHPLGLYPMDSLAAEIEGTMRKEMSLDDPECEEQKVHRRRVFETVKNVNQTVRQRSLTPTSANIPGSNQSLSARTSPQSSGLCTPRAGELGGEDGVALDNRTQSILMETAAGRDGREKTANGAEDLRLALRRLSLRRQNNLSERRFFEDERERRRGGGGGHGGPRHSPSREGALTPSESIMSLGNLHLWASRGPYLPDKLQIVKPLEGSATLHHWQQLAQPHLGVILDARPGVVPKGYRPLELELEQAYPWGGLGEEEEPGEQYFQNLPTSAALPAVPPAPSGTVEADPPGPPAPSLAPPSPPSPSPSPHLSNTDVLAGYYPGKSMAHTSSTYTFTTCRILHPTDELTRVTPSLNTVPTSSSSCVMTSSLLATPGATPCTPRRLGLRPSESSTNLRDATRTTSTSLGLVRLLQERGISAAMYHQSQGNAGVLFSTSVAPNRGAPRPDPLRRSAAPGSPAAGGEAASAAPTPAGFDFKSPSYDNFLTSRPARSILMEVTGETRGRQRGRDCESQTDVSVTVHNLNLLDKVRRLGVPGAPGGGAMSPAPILGPLGGLRRSGSAFGPDGMRRNRSYPAGVGASMAMKAPGPPE from the exons ATGGAGGACGAGCGCGGGGGGGACAGGTTGGCGAGGGACCAGCTGGAGCTGAGTGAGCGCCACCgtaaggaggacgaggaag TGCTATGTGCGGACCGAGTGGGCCAGATGACCAAGACCTACAACGACATCGACGCCGTCACGCGTCTcctggaggag aaggagagagacctGGAGCTGGCCGCCAGGATCGGCCAGTCGCTCCTCAAGAAGAACCGGTCCCTGACCGAGCAGAACGACTACCTGGAGGAGCGCGTGGCGCAGATCGCAGAAGAG GTGGCGCAGCTGCACCACGAGCTGAACCTGAAGGACGAGCTGCTGCAGATCTACACCAACGCGGCGGACgagagcgaggaggacgagTCCGCCAGCCCCCCGAC GGGCAAGAGGAGTGCGGTGGAAGGCGCTTTGGGCGGGACGCTCCAGAGGAAActcaaggagctggaggaggagaacgttTCCCTCCGCTCGGAG GCGCACCATCTGAAATCAGAGACGGAAATTTATGAAGaaaaggagcagcagctggtcaaCGAATGTGTGAAAGAGCTCC GGATGTCCAGCCTCCAGATCTCCACCATAGCGGAGGAATTGGCTCGCAAGACTGAGGACGCTTCGCGCCAGCAGGAGGAGATCACGCACCTCCTCTCCCAGATAGTGGACCTGCAAAAGAAAGCCAAATCT TTTGCGGTGGAGAACGAGGAGCTTTCTCAACACCTGGTGGCCGCCAAGGATGcccaaaagcagcttacagcggAG CTGCaggagttggatgagaagtattTAGAGTGCATCGAGATGCTGCAAGAGGcccaggaggagctgaagaaccTGAGGAACCGGAACGTCTCCGCTGGGACTCCGAGGCGCTACCATCCTCTGGGGCTGTACCCGATg GATTCTCTGGCGGCGGAGATCGAGGGAAcgatgaggaaggagatgagcCTGGACGACCCCGAGTGTGAGGAGCAGAA ggtCCATCGGAGGCGCGTGTTCGAGACGGTGAAAAACGTCAACCAGACGGTCCGCCAGCGCTCGCTGACCCCGACCAGCGCCAACATCCCGGGCTCCAACCAGTCTCTGTCGGCGCGGACCTCGCCCCAGTCCAGCGGCCTCTGCACGCCCCGCGCCGGCGAGCTCGGGGGCGAGGACGGCGTCGCCCTCGACAACCGGACGCAGAGCATCCTGATGGAGACGGCGGCCGGCCGGGACGG CCGGGAGAAGACGGCCAACGGCGCCGAGGACCTGCGGCTCGCCCTGCGGCGCCTGTCCCTGCGGCGGCAGAACAACCTGAGCGAGCGGCGCTTCTTCGAGGACGAGAGGGAGCGGagacgcggcggcggcggcggacacGGAGGCCCGCGCCATTCCCCGAGCCGGGAGGGCGCGCTGACCCCGTCGGAGAGCATCATGTCCCTCGGGAACCTCCACCTGTGGGCCTCGCGGGGGCCCTACCTCCCCGACAAACTGCAGATCGTCAAACCGCTGGAAG GCTCCGCCACGCTGCaccactggcagcagctggCCCAGCCGCACCTCGGCGTGATCCTGGACGCCAGGCCGGGCGTCGTGCCGAAGGGCTACAGACCCCTCGAACTAGAGCTGgagcag GCGTATCCGTGGGGGGGccttggggaggaggaggaaccaggGGAGCAGTACTTCCAGAACCTCCCCACCTCCGCCGCCTTGCCAGCCGTGCCACCCGCGCCCTCCGGCACGGTGGAGGCCGACCCCCCGGGCCCGCCCGCGCCCAGCCTCGCTCCACCGTCCCCGCCCTCCCCGTCCCCGTCGCCACACCTCAGCAACACGGACGTCCTGG CTGGGTACTACCCGGGTAAATCCATGGCCCACACCAGCTCCACCTACACCTTCACCACGTGCCGGATCCTCCACCCGACCGACGAGCTGACGCGGGTCACGCCCAG TCTGAACACAGTCCCGACGTCGTCATCGTCCTGCGTGATGACCAGCAGCCTGCTCGCCACCCCGGGCGCCACGCCCTGCACGCCCCGCAGGCTCGGCCTGCGGCCCTCCGAGTCCTCGACCAACCTCAG AGACGCGACGCGCACCACCAGCACCTCCCTGGGCTTGGTGCGCCTCCTCCAGGAGAGAGGGATCTCCGCGGCCATGTACCACCAGAGCCAGGGCAACGCAGGAGTCCTGTTCAGCACCTCCGTCGCCCCCAACCGGGGGGCGCCGCGCCCCGACCCCCTGCGCCGCTCCGCCGCTCCCGGCTCGCCGGCCGCGGGGGGGGAGGCCGCGTCGGCCGCGCCGACGCCCGCGGGCTTCGACTTCAAGAGCCCCTCCTACGACAACTTCCTGACCTCCAGACCGGCGCGCTCCATCCTGATGGAGGTGACGGGGGAGACGAGGGGcaggcagagggggagggattGCGAGAGCCAGACGGACGTCAGCGTGACCGTCCACAACCTGAACCTGCTGGACAAGGTGAGGCGGCTGGGCGTGCCCGGGGCGCCGGGGGGCGGAGCCATGAGTCCCGCCCCCATCCTGGGGCCCCTGGGAGGGCTGCGCAGGTCCGGCTCCGCTTTCGGGCCCGATGGAATGAGGAGGAACCGGAGTTATCCGGCTGGGGTCGGGGCCAGCATGGCCATGAAAGCCCCGGGGCCCCCGGAGTAG
- the LOC119219465 gene encoding trafficking kinesin-binding protein 1-like isoform X1 gives MTKTYNDIDAVTRLLEEKERDLELAARIGQSLLKKNRSLTEQNDYLEERVAQIAEEVAQLHHELNLKDELLQIYTNAADESEEDESASPPTGKRSAVEGALGGTLQRKLKELEEENVSLRSEAHHLKSETEIYEEKEQQLVNECVKELRMSSLQISTIAEELARKTEDASRQQEEITHLLSQIVDLQKKAKSFAVENEELSQHLVAAKDAQKQLTAELQELDEKYLECIEMLQEAQEELKNLRNRNVSAGTPRRYHPLGLYPMDSLAAEIEGTMRKEMSLDDPECEEQKVHRRRVFETVKNVNQTVRQRSLTPTSANIPGSNQSLSARTSPQSSGLCTPRAGELGGEDGVALDNRTQSILMETAAGRDGREKTANGAEDLRLALRRLSLRRQNNLSERRFFEDERERRRGGGGGHGGPRHSPSREGALTPSESIMSLGNLHLWASRGPYLPDKLQIVKPLEGSATLHHWQQLAQPHLGVILDARPGVVPKGYRPLELELEQAYPWGGLGEEEEPGEQYFQNLPTSAALPAVPPAPSGTVEADPPGPPAPSLAPPSPPSPSPSPHLSNTDVLAGYYPGKSMAHTSSTYTFTTCRILHPTDELTRVTPSLNTVPTSSSSCVMTSSLLATPGATPCTPRRLGLRPSESSTNLRDATRTTSTSLGLVRLLQERGISAAMYHQSQGNAGVLFSTSVAPNRGAPRPDPLRRSAAPGSPAAGGEAASAAPTPAGFDFKSPSYDNFLTSRPARSILMEVTGETRGRQRGRDCESQTDVSVTVHNLNLLDKVRRLGVPGAPGGGAMSPAPILGPLGGLRRSGSAFGPDGMRRNRSYPAGVGASMAMKAPGPPE, from the exons ATGACCAAGACCTACAACGACATCGACGCCGTCACGCGTCTcctggaggag aaggagagagacctGGAGCTGGCCGCCAGGATCGGCCAGTCGCTCCTCAAGAAGAACCGGTCCCTGACCGAGCAGAACGACTACCTGGAGGAGCGCGTGGCGCAGATCGCAGAAGAG GTGGCGCAGCTGCACCACGAGCTGAACCTGAAGGACGAGCTGCTGCAGATCTACACCAACGCGGCGGACgagagcgaggaggacgagTCCGCCAGCCCCCCGAC GGGCAAGAGGAGTGCGGTGGAAGGCGCTTTGGGCGGGACGCTCCAGAGGAAActcaaggagctggaggaggagaacgttTCCCTCCGCTCGGAG GCGCACCATCTGAAATCAGAGACGGAAATTTATGAAGaaaaggagcagcagctggtcaaCGAATGTGTGAAAGAGCTCC GGATGTCCAGCCTCCAGATCTCCACCATAGCGGAGGAATTGGCTCGCAAGACTGAGGACGCTTCGCGCCAGCAGGAGGAGATCACGCACCTCCTCTCCCAGATAGTGGACCTGCAAAAGAAAGCCAAATCT TTTGCGGTGGAGAACGAGGAGCTTTCTCAACACCTGGTGGCCGCCAAGGATGcccaaaagcagcttacagcggAG CTGCaggagttggatgagaagtattTAGAGTGCATCGAGATGCTGCAAGAGGcccaggaggagctgaagaaccTGAGGAACCGGAACGTCTCCGCTGGGACTCCGAGGCGCTACCATCCTCTGGGGCTGTACCCGATg GATTCTCTGGCGGCGGAGATCGAGGGAAcgatgaggaaggagatgagcCTGGACGACCCCGAGTGTGAGGAGCAGAA ggtCCATCGGAGGCGCGTGTTCGAGACGGTGAAAAACGTCAACCAGACGGTCCGCCAGCGCTCGCTGACCCCGACCAGCGCCAACATCCCGGGCTCCAACCAGTCTCTGTCGGCGCGGACCTCGCCCCAGTCCAGCGGCCTCTGCACGCCCCGCGCCGGCGAGCTCGGGGGCGAGGACGGCGTCGCCCTCGACAACCGGACGCAGAGCATCCTGATGGAGACGGCGGCCGGCCGGGACGG CCGGGAGAAGACGGCCAACGGCGCCGAGGACCTGCGGCTCGCCCTGCGGCGCCTGTCCCTGCGGCGGCAGAACAACCTGAGCGAGCGGCGCTTCTTCGAGGACGAGAGGGAGCGGagacgcggcggcggcggcggacacGGAGGCCCGCGCCATTCCCCGAGCCGGGAGGGCGCGCTGACCCCGTCGGAGAGCATCATGTCCCTCGGGAACCTCCACCTGTGGGCCTCGCGGGGGCCCTACCTCCCCGACAAACTGCAGATCGTCAAACCGCTGGAAG GCTCCGCCACGCTGCaccactggcagcagctggCCCAGCCGCACCTCGGCGTGATCCTGGACGCCAGGCCGGGCGTCGTGCCGAAGGGCTACAGACCCCTCGAACTAGAGCTGgagcag GCGTATCCGTGGGGGGGccttggggaggaggaggaaccaggGGAGCAGTACTTCCAGAACCTCCCCACCTCCGCCGCCTTGCCAGCCGTGCCACCCGCGCCCTCCGGCACGGTGGAGGCCGACCCCCCGGGCCCGCCCGCGCCCAGCCTCGCTCCACCGTCCCCGCCCTCCCCGTCCCCGTCGCCACACCTCAGCAACACGGACGTCCTGG CTGGGTACTACCCGGGTAAATCCATGGCCCACACCAGCTCCACCTACACCTTCACCACGTGCCGGATCCTCCACCCGACCGACGAGCTGACGCGGGTCACGCCCAG TCTGAACACAGTCCCGACGTCGTCATCGTCCTGCGTGATGACCAGCAGCCTGCTCGCCACCCCGGGCGCCACGCCCTGCACGCCCCGCAGGCTCGGCCTGCGGCCCTCCGAGTCCTCGACCAACCTCAG AGACGCGACGCGCACCACCAGCACCTCCCTGGGCTTGGTGCGCCTCCTCCAGGAGAGAGGGATCTCCGCGGCCATGTACCACCAGAGCCAGGGCAACGCAGGAGTCCTGTTCAGCACCTCCGTCGCCCCCAACCGGGGGGCGCCGCGCCCCGACCCCCTGCGCCGCTCCGCCGCTCCCGGCTCGCCGGCCGCGGGGGGGGAGGCCGCGTCGGCCGCGCCGACGCCCGCGGGCTTCGACTTCAAGAGCCCCTCCTACGACAACTTCCTGACCTCCAGACCGGCGCGCTCCATCCTGATGGAGGTGACGGGGGAGACGAGGGGcaggcagagggggagggattGCGAGAGCCAGACGGACGTCAGCGTGACCGTCCACAACCTGAACCTGCTGGACAAGGTGAGGCGGCTGGGCGTGCCCGGGGCGCCGGGGGGCGGAGCCATGAGTCCCGCCCCCATCCTGGGGCCCCTGGGAGGGCTGCGCAGGTCCGGCTCCGCTTTCGGGCCCGATGGAATGAGGAGGAACCGGAGTTATCCGGCTGGGGTCGGGGCCAGCATGGCCATGAAAGCCCCGGGGCCCCCGGAGTAG